A stretch of DNA from Solenopsis invicta isolate M01_SB chromosome 5, UNIL_Sinv_3.0, whole genome shotgun sequence:
AACGCACCCATCGCGAATCTTTCACGAGGCGTTTGATACGggcttaataaaatatatatacatatatctcaaACGATATcgtaaattttaacatatggCTCTTGTTTCTTGTCAGGAGGTCTGTCTGCTTGTCGTTTACACTTTTTGCACTCAACATctttgctttctctctttccaacgtctgttataatatatttatcttatttcaaatgtaaaattttcggAGATTTTAATTAACGCGATAAATCTAATGAAGACTGACTGTGACAGTTCGGGGAGTTGGAACCTttcacataaattataataaattgcaataaatctctcctttcaattttagtcttagatatattaaaataaacagcgTGCTGTCTCTGAAAAATCAGAATATGTTGAACGACGTGCCGAAAGGGTTACTAAGAAGCTCCGGAAGTACGGAGGTAAGATATTTGATATCAACATAGTAATCAACATATTGATATCTATTTggcaaaatatctcttttaagcTTTTTATTACGTGTTTGAAGATTTTCATCTGactatcataaaatttaaaataataaagatcttttataattatcttttacaattataaattgatgaattttttatgtatattaaaatcaatacagATCAGTATATACTTTATAAGATAAACAAcaggtatataaaatatataaattgaattatttattacaaattaaaataacaatgcacttttcaatatataattacaataattacacaCTAGTACTACGCACTAATGTTttctttgtatttataataagagAAGAGAGTTATAATAAGAGAAATTCTTTAGAAAATAGATGTATCAATGGATACATCTATTTGGATAGATGTatcaatttatcatttaatttaattattgaagtAATCAAATATTCTTAGGTTGATGTACGCGAAGATGAGGAACAAACcattaaatttcaagaaattattgACTTGCTTGTTGCTGCGGGCTATTTTAGGGCACGAATAAAAGGTTTATCAAATTTTGATAAGGTTTgtgaattattttcaatttttattttatttatatgtaattttttatatgtaatttcaaaaataatacatttgacTAGGTTGTTGGTGGTATGACTTGGTGCATAGAGTCATGCAATTTTGATGTAGATGTGGATTTACTTTTTCAAGAGAATCTTACAATTGGCCAAAAAATGTACGTACTGTATATcacattgtatatttatttttaaattgccaattttatttactttattaatttctttttataatatgtaaacaaatctttttattctttatatttcatttcttttatttagaaaatcttTTTAACAATAACTTTGATGTTTAATATTGTTTGAAATTAACACGTTGCAGTTCTTTGACtgagaaaattgtaattatgcTCCCCAAAATGAATTGTCCATATCGAATAGAACCACATCAAATACAAGGCTTAGACTGTATTCATATATTCCCAGTTATTCAATGGCTGGTAAAACGTTCCATGGAAATGCGACAGGAAATGGCAGATTTTGTGAGAGCTTTTGCATTAAATCAATTTCACAAAAAACATTCTTTTAGTGAAGATTCCGAAATTGGAGCAACAGTTAATGAGAATATTATCAGAAATTTACATTTGGTTAAGGTAAAAgttattttctctaaaattatcaaaatattataaaaagttattttatatttttttaatatattagaaaGCGTACGAACCACGGCGTTTGTTCAAACAAAAAGAGGATTTTGTGACAGATGAATCAAATAGATTTATTGGTACGGTATTAGAATATGAAGCAGCATTtgaggctgttaaaaatacatcaGCAACAACATCAATGGAATCTAAAAGTAGCGATTCAAGAAACGAGtcaaataatgaaagaaataatgaaaaggtatcatttcttataaaagaaattcaatttaatggatttttaaaggatttttaaatattaaataaacaatgatgTGGTGAGATGATTAGAGTCAACACAATTGTTGGTGTGCAATAAAAGTGATGcgtttattataaacgtttgtTATCgctttcaatttaattgtttagtaaTATTTGTTAAACTTGTAGAAAAGTTAATGcgatttatatctttatattttttttagaacactACTGAACAAATCACTGCTGCTCTGTCTGTTATAGAAGAAAATtcggtaaattttttaaaatgttacgtaCCAACATGGTTTAAGTAATATAACGTACTAAATGATTTAAAggctttaaaattattatcttcttTTAAAAAGTCAATTGTTATGAATATTGCTtctataatacaattattattattttttatttttaatatagatgCGGTTAAGTGTAAGTACAGTTGGAAACATTGTTGGTATACAAGCACAAGAAATTGCTAAAGTGGCAGAAAAATATGCATCTATGACTACTTCTGCAGTAAAGGTAAATTAAAGTATAGAATGTACTTTTATGCGATGTAATTAAAGCACGTAATAttgtaaacaatatatttttgttaatataggaTGGTAACGCAACGGATTCGTCGCGCGCTCTAATCGCATTACAGAAGCAAAAGACGACATTGCAATCTCGAGTGCGCAAGTTAACGAAGGAGAGAGATAACTTGTCTGATAAACTTAGTGAAATAGTAGAAAAAGTTAAAGAACATCGTGTGAGAAGAGACACCATTGAACGCTCCTTTAAAAAGATTCGGGAAATTGGAATTAATGATAATGATAGGTATTTAGAAGCAAAGAGTTATGACTGATTATATAAACAAgacttatataaataaataaaaaaaaaaaatataaaaatatatatatatatatatatatatatattattacatatcaatcttttcttttatttcctttaaatataaaaatatatatggaatacaaattttacttaattttcagTGTTTTTAAACGATTAGAGGAACTTTTGTCTGTACATGAGGGATTGAAAGAACAAGAACACAATTTCCGAGAACAATGTAAGTCGGACTTAAATCTTCTTCGAGGTATGTTACAAGAGATTGAAAATGGTACTCCTGTGGAGGAGGAGGATCGTGTCAAGGAATATGAAGAGCAAAAAGAAGCTATAACACGAGTGCGATTGCAATTggctaaaaaaaatagaattattgcATCTTTAACGAGACAATTGGACGATGTTCCAGGACGCTCTGAATTGACGCAATATCAGCGACGTTTTATGGAACTCTATAATCAAGGTtaactgaatttatttttattcattgatTATAAGAATAATCATGCAGTTTAAAAGTATCTATTTcgagaaattttgattaaaatgacATATTACAGTTTCAGCTAAGCACAAAGAAACTAAACAATATTATACATTGTACAATACTCTCGATGATACGAAACTGTACATAAGTAAAGAATTGTcattattaaattctattcaGGATAACTATAATGAGTACGTACTGTAAATATTGCTAGTTTTTAAATATCTGTAATGTTAAAGATATAGATAATTTAATACGTTTTACCAAACAGAGCTATGGCATCGACAAGTGGCAAGGAACAGTTTCTGAAACAATTCGAATCAATTGTTGCAGGAGTGAAGCGCAACAAAACGATGGTATATACGCAcacatctttaaatttttcgattCTATAGGACCTTAATTTTGTTTGTCCTGTAAAATTCAAAGATGAGTCGAATTAATGTTGCAAAATTGaacatacaaataatttaaatactatttttttttatttaggtgGAGAAACGATGTGCCGACGAAAAAGGTAGACGGGATACGCTTAGTCGACAACTCGTCACTCTCGTAGAGCAGCAACGCAAATATGTTGCGGCAGTTAGACAACTTACTATTGAATGTCGCAAAAATGAAGCTTTATTGGCTCAACTTCGTGGTCCATAAAATTCTTTTAGTAAATGGAAACTGGGAAAATGTTGTCTAATGAAATAATCATAATATGTTGTTAGGTTTAAGGGTGTTTAATTCTTTTCATATATACAAACATATGATATAAATGCTAGAAATATTTGTTGTGTGTACATATAGAGATAGTTTTAAGAATCTTTCAATACTGTATGTGTTgtacaaattgtaaaaatttgatatggaatatacatttttattacatatacaaaGGCTACTCAGTAACAAGTGGCAGAAAATTCAAGGAGTAATTTTAGATGATAAAAtaggacaaaataaaaaaatttgatgaagatttcgtttttaattataatgccTAAATATTCATATGCTTTAGGcattttttatgtgaatatttataataaaaaaaaacgaagtcttggtcgtaattttatttttgtcttattttatcatctataggatttctttttacattttctctCATCTGTTGTCGAatactgtatatgtatataaattaaatattattgtatataataaatgcgATAAATATGATTGTACATAAatcgtatattataatatacatgtatgtatacatacatttgAGTAATATTCTAAACATAAATTGTTGCATTATtctaatattgtatattaaccaatactttctttaaaaaataaagtcatctattataaatctttgtcttattctttattatatttttataagaaaataatgtcGCTCTGCCACGCGAACCAAGATATTAAGCACTAAAGTTGATGACTATTGAGATTAGAAAATCTGTCATAACCGACGTAATCTAACGATCTGTGACCGTATGCATATGCAAAAAGTGCACAAATTTGAAATGTGTGTGATTAagtatttattctttaattacacaaattctTAGCTTTgaaaacacaaattatttttttatataattcttgtgtttttaaagcagtgAATTAGTATGTGTAATTAGAGAAAATATAGATAACGAAAATATATAACTCTAATTACGCAAGGTGGGACATATCATGAATCAAATCTTTGCTTTACTAAATAGACGAatctacaatatattaattaaaactataaaaagacaatatattaattaaaactataacAAGACCTCTACGCAAGGTAAAATcatctgttatttatttattacaactgCTGCATTATGAAGTGCAAATCTGCATTTACAACTTTATTAATcctttgttattaattatttaatgaaaggctagaatacaaatttttagtttttatgatactttattgtaacaatttcttccatattttttgtttctctaaTATAATACCGTCTTGGAATTCAAAACGATTAAAATACACATATGTATTCTTACTTGATTTATATGGATATACatattatagaattaataaaaattgaattttatttttagattaaataataagtagATTGGTTTGTTTTACTTGTTCATTTTGTACTTACTTTCTAGGATTTTTACGGTCTTACatcaaaaactaaaattatatgGAAAGGTTTATAACGTCTCGCCATATTTTTgcgtttaatatgtatattaataagaatgtatattatttaatattaaattattattaaataatagtgaGAAACATATTCCGCATTTGTTGAGATGCTGGAGAGATCATAAAAACAAGCAAGAGATTAATTTCGAATTATAAAATAGGTGAGGGAAGAATTCAGTGTGCAGTCGTTCCGGGAAGAAATCCAGGATTTCGGGCTCGAGAAATCGCTCCTGATACGCGGGGATCATGCAGAGCAAAGAGGTAGCAGGAAGTAAACTAGTACTTACCCCGTTTTATTCACTTTCTATTTTACCGACTGTCGATGACGGCGCTGTAGATAATCGAGTATGTTATTATTATCTACGGCACCGACATCGACAGTCGGTAAAGTAGAAAGTGAATAAAACGGGGTAAGTACTAGTTTACTTCCTGCTACCTCTTTGCTCTGCATGATCCCCGCGTATCAGGAGCGATTTCTCGAGCCCGAAATCCCGAATTTCTTTCCGGAACGACTGTAAACTGAACTCTCTCCTAAGCCATCTTATAATACGAAATTAATCTCTTGGCTGTTTTTATGATCTCTCCAGCATGTCAACGGAATATTTCtcattatttgataataatttaatattcaataatataca
This window harbors:
- the LOC105195299 gene encoding coiled-coil domain-containing protein 93 isoform X1 — translated: MGGRANERVSERADGQTNERLVERATNGRMHHTHHVVCHSLCCVSRSCVLRYIKINSVLSLKNQNMLNDVPKGLLRSSGSTEVDVREDEEQTIKFQEIIDLLVAAGYFRARIKGLSNFDKVVGGMTWCIESCNFDVDVDLLFQENLTIGQKISLTEKIVIMLPKMNCPYRIEPHQIQGLDCIHIFPVIQWLVKRSMEMRQEMADFVRAFALNQFHKKHSFSEDSEIGATVNENIIRNLHLVKKAYEPRRLFKQKEDFVTDESNRFIGTVLEYEAAFEAVKNTSATTSMESKSSDSRNESNNERNNEKNTTEQITAALSVIEENSMRLSVSTVGNIVGIQAQEIAKVAEKYASMTTSAVKDGNATDSSRALIALQKQKTTLQSRVRKLTKERDNLSDKLSEIVEKVKEHRVRRDTIERSFKKIREIGINDNDSVFKRLEELLSVHEGLKEQEHNFREQCKSDLNLLRGMLQEIENGTPVEEEDRVKEYEEQKEAITRVRLQLAKKNRIIASLTRQLDDVPGRSELTQYQRRFMELYNQVSAKHKETKQYYTLYNTLDDTKLYISKELSLLNSIQDNYNEAMASTSGKEQFLKQFESIVAGVKRNKTMVEKRCADEKGRRDTLSRQLVTLVEQQRKYVAAVRQLTIECRKNEALLAQLRGP
- the LOC105195299 gene encoding coiled-coil domain-containing protein 93 isoform X3, with the protein product MLNDVPKGLLRSSGSTEVDVREDEEQTIKFQEIIDLLVAAGYFRARIKGLSNFDKVVGGMTWCIESCNFDVDVDLLFQENLTIGQKISLTEKIVIMLPKMNCPYRIEPHQIQGLDCIHIFPVIQWLVKRSMEMRQEMADFVRAFALNQFHKKHSFSEDSEIGATVNENIIRNLHLVKKAYEPRRLFKQKEDFVTDESNRFIGTVLEYEAAFEAVKNTSATTSMESKSSDSRNESNNERNNEKNTTEQITAALSVIEENSMRLSVSTVGNIVGIQAQEIAKVAEKYASMTTSAVKDGNATDSSRALIALQKQKTTLQSRVRKLTKERDNLSDKLSEIVEKVKEHRVRRDTIERSFKKIREIGINDNDSVFKRLEELLSVHEGLKEQEHNFREQCKSDLNLLRGMLQEIENGTPVEEEDRVKEYEEQKEAITRVRLQLAKKNRIIASLTRQLDDVPGRSELTQYQRRFMELYNQVSAKHKETKQYYTLYNTLDDTKLYISKELSLLNSIQDNYNEAMASTSGKEQFLKQFESIVAGVKRNKTMVEKRCADEKGRRDTLSRQLVTLVEQQRKYVAAVRQLTIECRKNEALLAQLRGP
- the LOC105195299 gene encoding coiled-coil domain-containing protein 93 isoform X2, giving the protein MGGRANERVSERADGQTNERLRYIKINSVLSLKNQNMLNDVPKGLLRSSGSTEVDVREDEEQTIKFQEIIDLLVAAGYFRARIKGLSNFDKVVGGMTWCIESCNFDVDVDLLFQENLTIGQKISLTEKIVIMLPKMNCPYRIEPHQIQGLDCIHIFPVIQWLVKRSMEMRQEMADFVRAFALNQFHKKHSFSEDSEIGATVNENIIRNLHLVKKAYEPRRLFKQKEDFVTDESNRFIGTVLEYEAAFEAVKNTSATTSMESKSSDSRNESNNERNNEKNTTEQITAALSVIEENSMRLSVSTVGNIVGIQAQEIAKVAEKYASMTTSAVKDGNATDSSRALIALQKQKTTLQSRVRKLTKERDNLSDKLSEIVEKVKEHRVRRDTIERSFKKIREIGINDNDSVFKRLEELLSVHEGLKEQEHNFREQCKSDLNLLRGMLQEIENGTPVEEEDRVKEYEEQKEAITRVRLQLAKKNRIIASLTRQLDDVPGRSELTQYQRRFMELYNQVSAKHKETKQYYTLYNTLDDTKLYISKELSLLNSIQDNYNEAMASTSGKEQFLKQFESIVAGVKRNKTMVEKRCADEKGRRDTLSRQLVTLVEQQRKYVAAVRQLTIECRKNEALLAQLRGP